In Clostridium sp. DL-VIII, the following proteins share a genomic window:
- a CDS encoding N-acetylmuramoyl-L-alanine amidase family protein, with the protein MIKRTNKIIALIMCATTASTLDSPIKVFADDTLQDKDGSFYNAVAYSNNKYLYDGYRGSSGDEKATYYNNGKYTELEEVDASDEAIKYGSTDVQVDNDGVEELFNLQKGQFEGESIKDQESLIKNKLISKLKGTKRYGSDVENYLNLDKQIVTNKSSFQDVWYEYTADYNGQDIKYVTTIDVSAKSNDDWDNITLKKGSGVTSSFGDSYQFWFSVTTNDAGNKESDGQPKTYNGDVQAASTYIAGRIKDYCGYDAEVIQENGRWVIQLVSDQKLDGDVITGHNGDISVSTEEVPSSHIKYVDDGGNDGNIGGNTNNTGGTNTTGAAVTPGGTTDNTGGTTGSDTDTITQYITTININAQTAHEWKNITLKAGDGITSDFGSSYQFWFSITDNDVNNKESDGQPKTYNGDVQAATEYIAERIKDYCGYDAKVVQENGKPVIQIISNAKLDESVILGYDDNISVTTKTQQVSSTSTTTGAAVTPGGTADNTGGTTGSDTITQYTTTIDINAQTAHDWRNITLKKGDGITSDFGGSYQFWFSITDNDPNNKESDGQPKTYNGDVQAATEYIAERIKDYCGYYAQVVQENGKPVIQIISNTKLDESVILGYDDNISVKTTTQQVNSTSTTTGAAVNITGGTTNITGSAGILQQSFPDVESVIVDNTKEPVYYGVVNDEGKYMDISVFANIKLGYTVNGKTKTVSIEKFGKKYGDENIAANLNSLEVLAQDSNYIYAEINVKFTSDSDISILYPDGTNSKNYILRFSKALGEKVDDAYTPKEAIAYEMNSESDFQSWLQPKVSDDWYNLDVFAKDGQLYTVRFNKNSPKNTNEIQCQEIAFKSSVDTAYNINRNSITKVNDPSVQTRMTHKKIETTDPEQIRNLMKPYYSIDSEGNLWVLGLQKIYEFNGGGFSEKYTVDSGINSLDVYNKDNIVAWEDSNGDDDSIYVTNINEYINDNANQANSANGDTDSNADNNSVSNNKVENSNGWVKTKLGWEFFDESGKQVKDSWIKVNDKWYLINKDGVMQTGWTNINETWYYLQSDGSMATGWTKSGDDWYYLQSNGSMATGWSNIDGSHYYLKKSGELSVGWVYDTGNWYHFGTDGEMITGWLKYNKKWYYFDEDGRMLSNTTINGYNLGSDGALSN; encoded by the coding sequence GTGATTAAAAGAACTAATAAAATAATAGCACTAATTATGTGTGCAACAACTGCCTCAACATTAGATTCACCAATAAAAGTATTTGCAGATGATACATTACAGGATAAAGATGGAAGCTTTTATAATGCTGTTGCTTATTCAAATAACAAATATTTATATGATGGTTATAGAGGAAGTAGTGGAGATGAAAAAGCAACATATTATAACAACGGTAAATACACAGAATTAGAGGAGGTAGATGCTTCTGATGAAGCCATAAAATATGGAAGTACAGATGTACAAGTAGATAATGATGGAGTTGAAGAATTATTTAATTTGCAAAAAGGACAGTTTGAAGGTGAAAGTATAAAGGATCAGGAATCACTTATTAAAAACAAACTAATAAGCAAATTAAAAGGTACGAAAAGATACGGAAGTGATGTAGAAAATTACCTTAATTTAGATAAACAAATTGTTACTAATAAAAGTAGTTTTCAGGATGTATGGTATGAATATACAGCAGATTATAATGGCCAAGATATAAAATATGTAACAACAATCGATGTTTCAGCAAAATCAAATGATGATTGGGATAATATTACATTAAAGAAGGGAAGTGGAGTAACTTCAAGCTTTGGAGATAGTTATCAGTTTTGGTTTTCAGTAACAACAAATGATGCTGGTAATAAAGAAAGTGATGGACAGCCCAAAACGTATAATGGAGATGTACAAGCAGCATCAACATATATAGCTGGGAGAATAAAAGATTATTGTGGGTATGATGCAGAAGTTATACAAGAAAATGGAAGATGGGTAATTCAATTAGTATCTGATCAAAAATTAGATGGGGATGTAATAACAGGACATAATGGTGATATTTCAGTATCAACAGAAGAAGTGCCTTCAAGTCATATAAAATATGTAGATGATGGCGGAAATGATGGAAATATAGGAGGAAATACTAATAATACAGGAGGAACTAATACAACTGGTGCCGCAGTAACTCCGGGGGGAACCACTGATAATACAGGGGGAACTACTGGAAGTGATACTGATACAATTACTCAATATATAACAACAATTAATATAAATGCACAAACAGCACATGAGTGGAAAAATATTACATTAAAAGCAGGTGATGGTATAACATCAGACTTTGGCAGCAGTTATCAGTTTTGGTTCTCAATAACAGATAATGATGTTAATAATAAAGAAAGTGATGGACAGCCCAAAACATACAATGGAGATGTACAAGCAGCAACAGAATATATAGCTGAAAGAATAAAAGATTATTGCGGATATGATGCTAAAGTTGTTCAAGAAAATGGAAAACCAGTTATTCAAATAATATCTAATGCAAAATTAGATGAAAGTGTAATACTAGGATATGATGATAATATTTCAGTAACAACAAAAACGCAACAAGTAAGTTCTACATCAACTACAACTGGTGCTGCGGTAACTCCAGGAGGAACTGCTGATAACACAGGAGGAACTACCGGAAGTGATACAATTACTCAATATACAACAACAATTGATATAAATGCACAAACAGCACATGACTGGAGAAACATTACACTAAAAAAAGGCGATGGTATAACATCAGACTTTGGTGGCAGTTATCAATTTTGGTTTTCAATAACAGATAATGACCCTAATAATAAAGAAAGTGACGGACAACCAAAAACATATAATGGAGATGTACAAGCAGCAACAGAATATATAGCTGAAAGAATAAAAGATTATTGTGGATATTATGCTCAAGTTGTTCAAGAAAATGGAAAACCAGTTATTCAAATAATATCTAATACAAAATTGGATGAAAGTGTGATACTAGGATATGATGATAATATTTCAGTAAAGACAACAACACAACAAGTAAATTCTACATCAACTACAACTGGTGCTGCAGTAAATATAACTGGAGGAACTACTAATATTACTGGATCTGCGGGAATTTTACAACAAAGTTTTCCTGATGTTGAAAGTGTTATTGTAGATAATACAAAAGAACCAGTGTATTATGGCGTTGTAAATGATGAAGGAAAATATATGGATATATCGGTGTTTGCTAATATTAAACTTGGATATACAGTTAACGGCAAGACTAAAACAGTTTCCATAGAAAAGTTCGGGAAAAAATATGGTGATGAAAATATTGCAGCTAATTTAAACAGCTTGGAGGTATTGGCGCAAGATTCAAATTATATTTATGCTGAAATTAACGTAAAATTTACTTCAGATAGTGACATAAGCATATTGTATCCAGATGGTACAAACAGCAAAAACTATATCCTAAGGTTCTCTAAGGCTTTAGGAGAAAAAGTTGATGATGCATATACTCCGAAAGAAGCTATTGCATATGAAATGAATTCAGAATCAGATTTTCAATCTTGGCTTCAACCTAAAGTTAGTGATGACTGGTATAACTTGGATGTATTTGCTAAAGACGGGCAATTATATACTGTAAGATTCAACAAAAACAGTCCTAAGAATACTAACGAGATACAATGTCAGGAAATAGCATTTAAATCTTCGGTAGATACTGCTTACAATATTAATAGAAATTCTATAACTAAGGTTAATGACCCATCTGTTCAAACAAGAATGACACATAAAAAAATAGAAACCACAGATCCAGAACAAATTAGAAATTTAATGAAACCATATTATTCAATAGATTCGGAAGGAAATTTATGGGTACTTGGATTGCAAAAAATATATGAATTTAACGGTGGAGGATTTAGTGAAAAATATACAGTTGATTCAGGTATAAATAGTCTGGATGTATATAACAAAGATAATATAGTTGCGTGGGAAGATAGTAACGGTGATGATGACAGTATTTATGTAACCAATATTAATGAATATATAAATGATAATGCTAATCAAGCAAATAGTGCAAATGGTGATACAGATAGTAACGCAGATAATAATTCAGTTTCCAATAATAAAGTTGAAAATAGTAATGGTTGGGTTAAAACAAAATTGGGATGGGAATTTTTTGATGAATCAGGAAAACAAGTTAAAGATTCTTGGATTAAAGTAAATGATAAATGGTATTTAATTAATAAAGATGGAGTTATGCAAACCGGTTGGACCAATATAAATGAAACCTGGTACTACTTACAATCTGATGGAAGTATGGCAACAGGTTGGACCAAATCTGGTGATGATTGGTATTACTTACAATCTAATGGAAGCATGGCAACAGGTTGGTCAAATATAGATGGAAGTCATTATTATCTAAAAAAATCAGGAGAACTATCTGTAGGATGGGTTTATGATACTGGAAATTGGTATCATTTTGGCACAGATGGAGAAATGATTACAGGATGGTTAAAATATAACAAGAAATGGTACTATTTTGATGAAGATGGAAGAATGCTATCAAATACAACTATAAATGGCTACAATCTTGGAAGTGATGGTGCTTTAAGCAATTAA
- a CDS encoding ROK family glucokinase: protein MKEYIFGVDIGGTTVKLGLFEVEGKLLEKWEIETRKENEGKYILEDIVETLENKLKEKKILKDNVLGVGIGVPGPVKDEGIVLKCVNIGWEIFNIVDEVNKLIKLPVRAGNDANVAALGEIWKGGGKGYKNIVMVTLGTGVGGGIVIDGKIISGSQGAGGEIGHIKVSDNEEECCSCGNKGCLEQYASATGIVKLANKALTTTKIKSKLREFECLSAKDIFDSAKDGDELALTLVDDFSANLGKALANIACVINPEAFVIGGGISKNGDILIKNIMKHFKDNAFHAVRNTKFELARLGNDAGIYGAAKLIYKY, encoded by the coding sequence ATGAAAGAGTATATATTCGGCGTAGATATTGGAGGGACAACCGTTAAGCTTGGTTTATTTGAAGTTGAAGGGAAGTTATTAGAGAAGTGGGAGATTGAAACAAGAAAAGAGAATGAGGGAAAATATATTCTGGAGGATATTGTAGAAACATTAGAAAATAAGCTTAAGGAAAAGAAAATTTTAAAGGATAATGTATTAGGCGTGGGAATTGGTGTGCCTGGGCCAGTTAAAGATGAAGGAATAGTACTTAAATGTGTGAATATCGGCTGGGAAATCTTTAACATAGTAGACGAAGTAAATAAATTAATAAAATTGCCTGTTAGGGCTGGAAATGATGCTAATGTTGCGGCACTTGGAGAAATATGGAAAGGTGGAGGAAAAGGTTATAAAAATATTGTAATGGTAACATTGGGAACTGGAGTTGGTGGTGGAATTGTTATTGATGGCAAGATAATATCTGGGTCTCAGGGAGCAGGCGGTGAAATTGGTCATATTAAAGTTTCTGATAATGAGGAAGAATGTTGCAGCTGTGGAAATAAAGGATGCTTAGAACAATATGCTTCCGCAACAGGAATTGTTAAGTTAGCCAATAAAGCGTTAACCACTACTAAAATAAAATCTAAATTGAGAGAATTTGAATGTTTATCAGCAAAAGATATTTTTGATTCGGCAAAAGACGGAGATGAATTAGCATTAACGTTAGTAGATGACTTTAGTGCTAACTTAGGTAAAGCTTTAGCAAACATTGCATGTGTTATTAATCCAGAAGCATTTGTTATCGGTGGAGGTATATCTAAAAATGGGGATATTCTAATTAAAAATATCATGAAGCATTTTAAAGATAATGCATTTCATGCAGTAAGAAATACTAAATTTGAACTTGCAAGGTTAGGGAATGATGCAGGAATATATGGAGCCGCAAAACTAATTTACAAATATTAA
- a CDS encoding alpha-glucosidase translates to MNKEWWKESVVYQVYPRSFNDSNGDGIGDLRGIIEKLDYLKELGIDVIWLSPVYKSPNDDNGYDISDYEDIMDDFGTMEDMDELIKEGNKRGIKILMDLVVNHTSDEHKWFIESKKSKDNSYRDYYIWRDSVNGEEPNDLRSTFSGSAWQYDEITGQYYLHLFSKKQPDLNWENEEMRNKVYDMMNFWIDKGIGGFRMDVIELIGKIPDEKIKENGPKLHRYIKEMNKKTFGDKNLLTVGEAWCSNPEIAKQYSNPDGSELSMIFQFEHILLDQEPGKEKWDLKPLELLDLKKALSRWQIELEGAGWNSLFWNNHDVPRIVSRWGNDKEYRVESAKMLATLLHGMKGTPYIYQGEELGMTNIRFEDLSDYKDIETINMYNERRKQGYKHEDIMNSIYAKGRDNARTPIQWDDSKNAGFTTGEPWIKVNPNYKEINAKAQLNDENSIFNYYRKLIKIRKTNPVVVYGKYELILEENKEIFAYTRTLENEKLVVICNFTGTKTKFAFEDEIEFNSKELLISNYDVDTNNSINNIDLRPYESRIYKLTLK, encoded by the coding sequence ATGAATAAAGAATGGTGGAAAGAAAGTGTAGTTTATCAAGTGTATCCAAGGAGTTTTAATGATTCAAATGGAGATGGCATTGGGGATTTAAGGGGGATAATAGAAAAGTTAGATTATTTAAAAGAATTAGGTATCGATGTGATTTGGCTATCTCCAGTATATAAATCACCAAATGATGATAATGGATATGATATAAGTGATTATGAAGATATAATGGATGATTTTGGAACAATGGAAGATATGGATGAGCTTATTAAAGAAGGAAATAAGAGAGGCATAAAAATCCTTATGGATTTAGTTGTTAATCATACTTCTGATGAACATAAATGGTTTATTGAATCTAAAAAATCAAAAGATAATTCATATAGAGATTATTATATTTGGAGAGATTCAGTAAATGGAGAAGAACCTAATGATTTAAGATCAACATTTAGTGGTAGTGCATGGCAATATGATGAGATTACAGGACAATATTATTTACATTTATTTAGTAAAAAACAACCAGATTTAAATTGGGAAAATGAAGAAATGCGAAATAAAGTTTACGATATGATGAATTTTTGGATTGATAAAGGTATTGGTGGATTCAGAATGGATGTTATTGAACTTATAGGTAAAATTCCAGATGAAAAGATAAAAGAAAATGGTCCAAAGCTTCATAGATATATAAAAGAAATGAATAAAAAAACATTTGGAGATAAGAATTTATTAACTGTTGGGGAAGCTTGGTGCTCTAATCCAGAAATAGCAAAACAGTATTCAAATCCAGATGGCAGCGAGCTTAGTATGATATTCCAATTTGAGCACATTTTATTAGATCAAGAACCAGGTAAAGAAAAATGGGATTTGAAGCCATTAGAACTGTTAGATTTAAAAAAAGCATTATCCAGATGGCAAATAGAATTAGAAGGAGCAGGCTGGAACAGTTTATTTTGGAATAATCATGATGTACCAAGAATAGTTTCAAGATGGGGAAATGATAAAGAATATAGAGTAGAAAGTGCAAAAATGCTTGCTACATTATTGCATGGAATGAAGGGAACTCCTTATATATATCAAGGGGAAGAACTTGGTATGACAAATATAAGATTTGAAGATTTAAGTGATTATAAAGATATAGAAACTATTAATATGTACAATGAAAGAAGAAAGCAAGGCTATAAGCATGAAGATATAATGAATTCCATATATGCAAAAGGTAGAGATAATGCACGTACACCAATTCAATGGGATGATAGCAAAAATGCAGGTTTTACAACAGGAGAGCCTTGGATAAAAGTAAATCCTAATTATAAAGAAATAAATGCTAAAGCACAACTAAATGATGAAAATTCTATATTTAATTATTATAGAAAGCTAATTAAAATTAGAAAAACAAATCCAGTAGTTGTGTATGGAAAATATGAATTGATTTTAGAAGAAAATAAAGAAATATTTGCATATACAAGAACTTTAGAAAATGAAAAGTTAGTAGTTATTTGTAATTTTACAGGTACTAAGACGAAGTTTGCTTTTGAGGATGAAATCGAGTTTAACTCTAAGGAACTTTTAATTTCGAATTATGATGTAGATACAAATAATTCCATAAATAATATAGATCTTAGACCTTATGAATCAAGAATTTATAAACTTACATTAAAGTAA